From the genome of Spinacia oleracea cultivar Varoflay chromosome 2, BTI_SOV_V1, whole genome shotgun sequence, one region includes:
- the LOC110774970 gene encoding ABC transporter G family member 32 isoform X1, which translates to MWNSTTAESAFVRSESFRAGEEDEEALRWAALERLPTYARVRRGVFRNVLGDTKEIHVGKLEADERKIVLDRLFNSVENDTELFFDRVRRRFLAVELEFPKVEVRFLNLKVESYVHIGSRALPTIPNFILNMSEALLRRFHLFPGERKKITILDDISGIVRPSKLTLLLGPPSSGKTTLLLALAGRLSSGLQMSGRITYNGHDLRKFVPQTTATYVSQQDCLAAEMTVRETLAFAARCQGVGSKYDMLLELARREKQSKLKPEEDLDIFIKAMSLDGKDASLLVDYILKILGLDVCADTLIGDHNCKGISGGQKKRLTTGELLAGQSRVLFMDEISNGLDSATTHHIIKYLKHSTCSLDATTVISLLQPAPETYELFDDIILLSEGQIVYQGPRDSALDFFSSMGFACPERKNAADFLQEVTSKKDQQQYWSGHPSDYEYVPAEKFAESFRFFPVGTNLCRDLFTPFNKMNNHPAALSTSKYGVTMWELLKIGYSWHKLLTKRNSFIHVFKFVQLLFISFVTMSVFFRTTLHRNTIDDGGIYVGSLFFSMNIILFNGFTETAMIVMKLPVIYKHRDLHFYPGWIYSVPYWLMSIPTSLIESGVWVAVTYFVVGYDPNYSRFFKQFLIYFLLHQMSLALFRVMGSLGRSMIVANTFGSFAMLVVLGLGGYIISRDSIPRWWVWGFWISPLMYCQNAVSVNEFSGHSWDKSFGNMRLGDAVLKSRNLFTENYWYWIGVGAMVGYIVLFNLMFTFFISYLRPLGRRQAVISNTEFLEMERKRKGEAVVIQLKEFLQHSGSSNGKTRTGKGMVLPFQPLSMSFSNINYYVDVPLEMKQQGISEDRLQLLVDVTGAFRPGVLTALVGVSGAGKTTLMDVLAGRKTGGHIEGSIFMSGYPKRQETFARVSGYCEQTDIHSPCLTVLESLLFSAWLRLPPEVNLQTQLAFASEVMELVELIPLSGALVGLPGVDGLSTEQRKRLTIAVELVANPSIIFMDEPTSGLDARSAAIVMRTVRNIVNTGRTIVCTIHQPSIDIFESFDELLFMKRGGQVIYAGPLGPRSCKLIDYFEAVEGVQKINPGHNPAAWMLDVTSMAEEARLGVDFAEVYKNSELFQYNKELVDRVSKPPSNSKELHFPTKYCRSFFGQFLTCLWKQNLSYWRNPQYTAVRFFYTVIISLMLGSICWKFGSKKEKQQDIINAMGSLYAAVLFIGVTNSAAVMPVVSTERFVSYRERAAGMYSALPFAFAQVTIEFPYVFVQTLIYAVVFYSMASFKWTALKFIWYIFFTYFTILYFTLFGMMNTALTPNHDLASIISAPFYMLWNLFSGLLIPYKRLPVWWRWYYWLNPVAWSLYGLLTSQYGDDNTLILLSDGINRKPIKKMLRDGLGFRHEFVGIAGIVVVGYCLFFAVIFAYAMKTFHFQTR; encoded by the exons ATGTGGAACTCGACGACGGCGGAGAGCGCATTTGTTAGATCGGAGTCGTTTCGAGCtggagaagaagatgaagaggcgCTTCGTTGGGCGGCGCTTGAGAGGCTTCCTACATACGCTAGGGTTCGCCGTGGAGTTTTCCGGAATGTTCTAGGTGATACTAAGGAGATCCATGTCGGTAAACTTGAAGCTGACGAACGGAAAATTGTTTTGGATCGACTTTTTAACTCCGTTGAGAATGATACCGAGCTGTTCTTCGATCGTGTTCGCCGCCGTTTTCTTGC GGTGGAATTGGAATTTCCGAAGGTAGAAGTTCGATTTCTGAACTTGAAAGTGGAGTCTTATGTCCATATTGGAAGCAGGGCGTTACCAACAATTCCTAATTTCATTCTGAATATGTCTGAG GCTTTGTTGAGGAGGTTTCATTTGTTCCCGGGCGAGAGGAAGAAAATTACCATCTTAGATGACATTAGTGGAATTGTCAGACCTTCCAAGTTGACCTTGCTACTAGGTCCTCCTAGTTCTGGGAAGACCACTTTGCTGTTAGCTCTTGCAGGACGCCTTTCATCTGGATTGCAG ATGTCAGGGAGAATCACATACAATGGGCACGATCTCCGAAAATTCGTTCCTCAGACGACAGCAACTTATGTAAGCCAACAGGATTGCCTTGCAGCAGAGATGACAGTTAGGGAAACTCTTGCATTTGCTGCACGTTGTCAAGGCGTTGGAAGCAAGTACG ATATGCTGCTGGAGCTTGCAAGACGAGAGAAGCAATCTAAACTAAAACCTGAAGAAGACCTTGACATATTTATCAAGGCAATGTCTCTGGATGGCAAAGATGCAAGCCTTCTTGTGGATTATATTCTCAAG ATTCTAGGTTTAGATGTATGTGCGGACACCCTTATTGGCGACCATAATTGCAAGGGGATTTCTGGTGGCCAAAAGAAGCGGCTCACAACAG GTGAATTATTAGCAGGACAATCTCGAGTGTTATTTATGGACGAAATATCAAATGGACTTGATAGTGCAACTACTCACCATATCATAAAGTATCTCAAGCATTCAACATGTTCACTGGATGCGACTACAGTGATTTCTCTACTGCAGCCTGCTCCAGAAACCTATGAGCTATTTGATGACATTATACTGTTAAGTGAAGGTCAGATAGTTTATCAAGGACCACGTGATTCTGCTCTTGATTTCTTCTCATCCATGGGATTTGCTTGTCCTGAGAGGAAGAATGCTGCAGATTTCCTTCAGGAG GTTACATCAAAGAAGGACCAACAACAATACTGGTCTGGTCATCCTTCTGATTATGAATATGTCCCTGCAGAAAAGTTTGCAGAATCGTTTCGCTTTTTCCCTGTGGGAACCAATTTGTGCCGGGATCTGTTTACACCTTTCAATAAGATGAATAATCATCCTGCTGCTTTATCAACTTCTAAATACGGTGTAACTATGTGGGAACTTCTTAAGATTGGATATTCATGGCATAAGCTTCTAACAAAAAGGAACTCTTTTATCCATGTCTTCAAGTTTGTACAG CTGCTTTTTATTTCTTTCGTTACAATGTCGGTTTTTTTCCGAACAACTTTGCACCGTAATACAATTGATGATGGAGGCATCTACGTTGGTTCTCTCTTCTTCTCTATGAATATAATCCTTTTCAATGGATTTACCGAAACAGCCATGATAGTAATGAAACTTCCAGTTATCTACAAGCATAGAGACTTGCACTTCTACCCTGGTTGGATTTATTCTGTCCCTTATTGGTTGATGAGCATTCCGACTTCACTGATTGAATCTGGTGTTTGGGTGGCAGTCACGTATTTTGTGGTTGGCTATGATCCCAACTATTCAAG attttttaAGCAGTTCTTGATATACTTTCTCCTGCATCAAATGTCTTTGGCACTTTTTCGTGTGATGGGATCTTTAGGTCGAAGTATGATAGTGGCCAACACATTTGGATCCTTTGCCATGTTGGTTGTGTTGGGTCTAGGTGGATACATCATTTCAAGAG ATAGCATCCCTCGTTGGTGGGTCTGGGGTTTCTGGATTTCTCCTCTCATGTACTGTCAAAATGCAGTTTCTGTGAACGAGTTTAGTGGCCATTCCTGGGATAAG TCATTTGGGAATATGAGACTCGGTGATGCAGTACTGAAATCAAGGAACTTGTTTACGGAAAATTACTGGTACTGGATTGGAGTGGGTGCAATGGTTGGATATATAGTCTTGTTCAACCTCATGTTCACATTCTTCATTTCTTACTTACGTC CCCTTGGAAGGAGACAAGCTGTAATCTCCAATACCGAGTTCCTAGAGATGGAAAGGAAGAGGAAGGGTGAAGCTGTGGTCATCCAATTGAAAGAATTCTTGCAGCATTCAGGTTCATCAAATG GAAAAACACGTACAGGGAAGGGTATGGTTCTACCATTTCAACCACTGTCAATGTCATTCAGCAATATCAATTATTACGTGGACGTTCCTTTG GAGATGAAACAACAAGGAATATCAGAGGATAGACTACAGTTGCTGGTTGATGTCACTGGAGCTTTCAGGCCAGGTGTTCTCACTGCATTGGTGGGTGTCAGTGGTGCTGGTAAAACAACACTCATGGATGTATTAGCTGGTAGAAAAACTGGCGGACATATAGAAGGGAGTATTTTCATGTCGGGTTATCCCAAAAGGCAAGAAACATTTGCAAGAGTATCTGGTTACTGTGAGCAGACTGATATTCATTCCCCATGCTTAACCGTTTTGGAATCCCTTCTGTTTTCTGCATGGCTACGTTTGCCACCAGAAGTTAACTTGCAGACACAATTG GCTTTTGCAAGTGAAGTTATGGAACTTGTGGAACTCATTCCCTTGAGTGGAGCATTGGTTGGTCTACCTGGAGTTGATGGTTTGTCAACAGAGCAAAGGAAGAGATTGACTATTGCCGTTGAATTGGTTGCTAATCCGTCAATTATTTTTATGGATGAGCCAACAAGTGGATTGGATGCAAGGTCTGCAGCCATTGTGATGAGAACTGTGAGGAATATCGTAAACACTGGTCGAACCATTGTTTGCACTATTCATCAGCCAAGCATAGACATTTTTGAATCATTTGATGAG CTTTTATTCATGAAGAGAGGAGGGCAAGTCATTTACGCTGGCCCACTTGGACCAAGATCTTGCAAACTTATTGATTATTTTGAG GCAGTGGAAGGGGTGCAAAAGATCAATCCTGGTCATAACCCCGCGGCATGGATGCTTGATGTTACTTCTATGGCAGAAGAAGCACGGCTTGGTGTAGATTTTGCAGAAGTATACAAAAATTCAGAACTATTTCA GTATAACAAAGAGTTGGTTGATCGTGTCAGCAAACCACCTAGTAACTCGAAAGAACTACATTTTCCGACAAAGTATTGTCGATCATTCTTTGGTCAGTTTCTGACATGTCTTTGGAAGCAAAATTTATCTTACTGGCGAAATCCTCAGTACACTGCAGTTCGCTTCTTCTACACCGTTATCATCTCACTGATGCTTGGATCAATCTGCTGGAAATTTGGCTCTAAAAA GGAAAAACAACAGGATATCATAAATGCAATGGGATCTCTATATGCAGCAGTACTTTTCATCGGAGTTACCAATTCTGCGGCGGTTATGCCTGTTGTTTCCACTGAAAGATTTGTTTCCTACAGAGAGAGAGCTGCAGGGATGTATTCAGCTCTACCTTTTGCCTTTGCACAG GTTACCATAGAGTTCCCTTATGTTTTTGTGCAGACACTCATTTACGCAGTAGTTTTCTACTCGATGGCCTCGTTCAAATGGACAGCTTTGAAATTTATTTGGTATATCTTCTTCACGTACTTCACAATACTATACTTCACTCTTTTCGGAATGATGAATACTGCTCTCACACCCAACCACGACTTGGCCTCCATAATATCTGCCCCATTCTATATGCTATGGAACCTTTTCAGTGGCCTCCTCATCCCTTACAAg AGACTTCCTGTATGGTGGAGATGGTATTACTGGCTGAACCCAGTAGCCTGGAGTCTTTATGGTCTTCTTACTTCACAATATGGAGATGATAACACGCTAATATTGTTGTCAGACGGGATTAACAGAAAACCTATAAAGAAAATGCTGAGAGATGGCCTTGGATTCAGGCACGAATTCGTGGGCATTGCTGGTATCGTGGTAGTCGGTTACTGTCTGTTTTTTGCTGTCATTTTCGCTTATGCTATGAAAACATTCCACTTCCAGACAAGGTGA
- the LOC110774970 gene encoding ABC transporter G family member 32 isoform X2 — protein sequence MSGRITYNGHDLRKFVPQTTATYVSQQDCLAAEMTVRETLAFAARCQGVGSKYDMLLELARREKQSKLKPEEDLDIFIKAMSLDGKDASLLVDYILKILGLDVCADTLIGDHNCKGISGGQKKRLTTGELLAGQSRVLFMDEISNGLDSATTHHIIKYLKHSTCSLDATTVISLLQPAPETYELFDDIILLSEGQIVYQGPRDSALDFFSSMGFACPERKNAADFLQEVTSKKDQQQYWSGHPSDYEYVPAEKFAESFRFFPVGTNLCRDLFTPFNKMNNHPAALSTSKYGVTMWELLKIGYSWHKLLTKRNSFIHVFKFVQLLFISFVTMSVFFRTTLHRNTIDDGGIYVGSLFFSMNIILFNGFTETAMIVMKLPVIYKHRDLHFYPGWIYSVPYWLMSIPTSLIESGVWVAVTYFVVGYDPNYSRFFKQFLIYFLLHQMSLALFRVMGSLGRSMIVANTFGSFAMLVVLGLGGYIISRDSIPRWWVWGFWISPLMYCQNAVSVNEFSGHSWDKSFGNMRLGDAVLKSRNLFTENYWYWIGVGAMVGYIVLFNLMFTFFISYLRPLGRRQAVISNTEFLEMERKRKGEAVVIQLKEFLQHSGSSNGKTRTGKGMVLPFQPLSMSFSNINYYVDVPLEMKQQGISEDRLQLLVDVTGAFRPGVLTALVGVSGAGKTTLMDVLAGRKTGGHIEGSIFMSGYPKRQETFARVSGYCEQTDIHSPCLTVLESLLFSAWLRLPPEVNLQTQLAFASEVMELVELIPLSGALVGLPGVDGLSTEQRKRLTIAVELVANPSIIFMDEPTSGLDARSAAIVMRTVRNIVNTGRTIVCTIHQPSIDIFESFDELLFMKRGGQVIYAGPLGPRSCKLIDYFEAVEGVQKINPGHNPAAWMLDVTSMAEEARLGVDFAEVYKNSELFQYNKELVDRVSKPPSNSKELHFPTKYCRSFFGQFLTCLWKQNLSYWRNPQYTAVRFFYTVIISLMLGSICWKFGSKKEKQQDIINAMGSLYAAVLFIGVTNSAAVMPVVSTERFVSYRERAAGMYSALPFAFAQVTIEFPYVFVQTLIYAVVFYSMASFKWTALKFIWYIFFTYFTILYFTLFGMMNTALTPNHDLASIISAPFYMLWNLFSGLLIPYKRLPVWWRWYYWLNPVAWSLYGLLTSQYGDDNTLILLSDGINRKPIKKMLRDGLGFRHEFVGIAGIVVVGYCLFFAVIFAYAMKTFHFQTR from the exons ATGTCAGGGAGAATCACATACAATGGGCACGATCTCCGAAAATTCGTTCCTCAGACGACAGCAACTTATGTAAGCCAACAGGATTGCCTTGCAGCAGAGATGACAGTTAGGGAAACTCTTGCATTTGCTGCACGTTGTCAAGGCGTTGGAAGCAAGTACG ATATGCTGCTGGAGCTTGCAAGACGAGAGAAGCAATCTAAACTAAAACCTGAAGAAGACCTTGACATATTTATCAAGGCAATGTCTCTGGATGGCAAAGATGCAAGCCTTCTTGTGGATTATATTCTCAAG ATTCTAGGTTTAGATGTATGTGCGGACACCCTTATTGGCGACCATAATTGCAAGGGGATTTCTGGTGGCCAAAAGAAGCGGCTCACAACAG GTGAATTATTAGCAGGACAATCTCGAGTGTTATTTATGGACGAAATATCAAATGGACTTGATAGTGCAACTACTCACCATATCATAAAGTATCTCAAGCATTCAACATGTTCACTGGATGCGACTACAGTGATTTCTCTACTGCAGCCTGCTCCAGAAACCTATGAGCTATTTGATGACATTATACTGTTAAGTGAAGGTCAGATAGTTTATCAAGGACCACGTGATTCTGCTCTTGATTTCTTCTCATCCATGGGATTTGCTTGTCCTGAGAGGAAGAATGCTGCAGATTTCCTTCAGGAG GTTACATCAAAGAAGGACCAACAACAATACTGGTCTGGTCATCCTTCTGATTATGAATATGTCCCTGCAGAAAAGTTTGCAGAATCGTTTCGCTTTTTCCCTGTGGGAACCAATTTGTGCCGGGATCTGTTTACACCTTTCAATAAGATGAATAATCATCCTGCTGCTTTATCAACTTCTAAATACGGTGTAACTATGTGGGAACTTCTTAAGATTGGATATTCATGGCATAAGCTTCTAACAAAAAGGAACTCTTTTATCCATGTCTTCAAGTTTGTACAG CTGCTTTTTATTTCTTTCGTTACAATGTCGGTTTTTTTCCGAACAACTTTGCACCGTAATACAATTGATGATGGAGGCATCTACGTTGGTTCTCTCTTCTTCTCTATGAATATAATCCTTTTCAATGGATTTACCGAAACAGCCATGATAGTAATGAAACTTCCAGTTATCTACAAGCATAGAGACTTGCACTTCTACCCTGGTTGGATTTATTCTGTCCCTTATTGGTTGATGAGCATTCCGACTTCACTGATTGAATCTGGTGTTTGGGTGGCAGTCACGTATTTTGTGGTTGGCTATGATCCCAACTATTCAAG attttttaAGCAGTTCTTGATATACTTTCTCCTGCATCAAATGTCTTTGGCACTTTTTCGTGTGATGGGATCTTTAGGTCGAAGTATGATAGTGGCCAACACATTTGGATCCTTTGCCATGTTGGTTGTGTTGGGTCTAGGTGGATACATCATTTCAAGAG ATAGCATCCCTCGTTGGTGGGTCTGGGGTTTCTGGATTTCTCCTCTCATGTACTGTCAAAATGCAGTTTCTGTGAACGAGTTTAGTGGCCATTCCTGGGATAAG TCATTTGGGAATATGAGACTCGGTGATGCAGTACTGAAATCAAGGAACTTGTTTACGGAAAATTACTGGTACTGGATTGGAGTGGGTGCAATGGTTGGATATATAGTCTTGTTCAACCTCATGTTCACATTCTTCATTTCTTACTTACGTC CCCTTGGAAGGAGACAAGCTGTAATCTCCAATACCGAGTTCCTAGAGATGGAAAGGAAGAGGAAGGGTGAAGCTGTGGTCATCCAATTGAAAGAATTCTTGCAGCATTCAGGTTCATCAAATG GAAAAACACGTACAGGGAAGGGTATGGTTCTACCATTTCAACCACTGTCAATGTCATTCAGCAATATCAATTATTACGTGGACGTTCCTTTG GAGATGAAACAACAAGGAATATCAGAGGATAGACTACAGTTGCTGGTTGATGTCACTGGAGCTTTCAGGCCAGGTGTTCTCACTGCATTGGTGGGTGTCAGTGGTGCTGGTAAAACAACACTCATGGATGTATTAGCTGGTAGAAAAACTGGCGGACATATAGAAGGGAGTATTTTCATGTCGGGTTATCCCAAAAGGCAAGAAACATTTGCAAGAGTATCTGGTTACTGTGAGCAGACTGATATTCATTCCCCATGCTTAACCGTTTTGGAATCCCTTCTGTTTTCTGCATGGCTACGTTTGCCACCAGAAGTTAACTTGCAGACACAATTG GCTTTTGCAAGTGAAGTTATGGAACTTGTGGAACTCATTCCCTTGAGTGGAGCATTGGTTGGTCTACCTGGAGTTGATGGTTTGTCAACAGAGCAAAGGAAGAGATTGACTATTGCCGTTGAATTGGTTGCTAATCCGTCAATTATTTTTATGGATGAGCCAACAAGTGGATTGGATGCAAGGTCTGCAGCCATTGTGATGAGAACTGTGAGGAATATCGTAAACACTGGTCGAACCATTGTTTGCACTATTCATCAGCCAAGCATAGACATTTTTGAATCATTTGATGAG CTTTTATTCATGAAGAGAGGAGGGCAAGTCATTTACGCTGGCCCACTTGGACCAAGATCTTGCAAACTTATTGATTATTTTGAG GCAGTGGAAGGGGTGCAAAAGATCAATCCTGGTCATAACCCCGCGGCATGGATGCTTGATGTTACTTCTATGGCAGAAGAAGCACGGCTTGGTGTAGATTTTGCAGAAGTATACAAAAATTCAGAACTATTTCA GTATAACAAAGAGTTGGTTGATCGTGTCAGCAAACCACCTAGTAACTCGAAAGAACTACATTTTCCGACAAAGTATTGTCGATCATTCTTTGGTCAGTTTCTGACATGTCTTTGGAAGCAAAATTTATCTTACTGGCGAAATCCTCAGTACACTGCAGTTCGCTTCTTCTACACCGTTATCATCTCACTGATGCTTGGATCAATCTGCTGGAAATTTGGCTCTAAAAA GGAAAAACAACAGGATATCATAAATGCAATGGGATCTCTATATGCAGCAGTACTTTTCATCGGAGTTACCAATTCTGCGGCGGTTATGCCTGTTGTTTCCACTGAAAGATTTGTTTCCTACAGAGAGAGAGCTGCAGGGATGTATTCAGCTCTACCTTTTGCCTTTGCACAG GTTACCATAGAGTTCCCTTATGTTTTTGTGCAGACACTCATTTACGCAGTAGTTTTCTACTCGATGGCCTCGTTCAAATGGACAGCTTTGAAATTTATTTGGTATATCTTCTTCACGTACTTCACAATACTATACTTCACTCTTTTCGGAATGATGAATACTGCTCTCACACCCAACCACGACTTGGCCTCCATAATATCTGCCCCATTCTATATGCTATGGAACCTTTTCAGTGGCCTCCTCATCCCTTACAAg AGACTTCCTGTATGGTGGAGATGGTATTACTGGCTGAACCCAGTAGCCTGGAGTCTTTATGGTCTTCTTACTTCACAATATGGAGATGATAACACGCTAATATTGTTGTCAGACGGGATTAACAGAAAACCTATAAAGAAAATGCTGAGAGATGGCCTTGGATTCAGGCACGAATTCGTGGGCATTGCTGGTATCGTGGTAGTCGGTTACTGTCTGTTTTTTGCTGTCATTTTCGCTTATGCTATGAAAACATTCCACTTCCAGACAAGGTGA